The proteins below are encoded in one region of Planctopirus limnophila DSM 3776:
- a CDS encoding acyltransferase family protein, with product MTTSSANPTRLVSIDAYRGLVMILLAFNGFGILEASRNFPASEGWQTAGWMFEHVAWRGCSLWDMVQPSFMFLVGVSIPWSLAAQKSKNVSTGQGWVRAVWRSVLLVVLGIFLISNNKPSTDFSFVNVLTQIGLGYLVVYAVAQSSRPLAPFMAAAILAAYWLLFALWPVVSQGPIGSQELAAQLNLPIDRQQLAGFGAHWNQHLNPAASFDRWFLNLFPRETPFVFNRGGYQTLNFIPSIATMLLGLAAGQTIREVPGAFPAAIRLVLGGVVIALLGWLLDITGVCPLVKRIWTPSWTLWSGGLCLSILGLFHFLTEALQKQILAWPLTIAGMNSIVLYVCYMLLRPWTAASWERHFGPNIFLMAGPALAPILQACFVGFSFWLFVWWLQRQKVFIRL from the coding sequence GTGACAACTTCATCTGCCAACCCAACTCGATTGGTCTCCATTGATGCCTATCGAGGCCTGGTCATGATTCTGCTGGCCTTTAACGGGTTTGGCATTCTGGAGGCCAGTCGAAACTTTCCCGCGTCGGAAGGCTGGCAGACCGCGGGCTGGATGTTTGAACATGTCGCCTGGCGAGGATGCTCCCTCTGGGACATGGTTCAACCGTCGTTCATGTTTCTCGTCGGTGTTTCGATCCCTTGGTCATTGGCTGCTCAGAAATCAAAAAACGTCTCGACAGGGCAGGGCTGGGTGCGCGCTGTCTGGCGATCTGTCCTGCTGGTCGTATTGGGCATTTTCCTGATCTCAAACAACAAGCCTTCCACTGATTTTTCGTTTGTGAACGTCCTGACCCAGATTGGCCTGGGATACCTCGTGGTCTATGCCGTCGCCCAGTCTTCTCGACCTCTGGCTCCTTTCATGGCGGCAGCGATCCTGGCGGCCTATTGGCTGCTTTTTGCACTCTGGCCTGTTGTTAGTCAGGGGCCTATTGGAAGTCAGGAGTTAGCGGCACAACTCAACCTCCCCATCGACCGTCAGCAACTGGCAGGTTTTGGTGCCCACTGGAATCAGCATTTGAATCCTGCGGCCAGCTTCGATCGCTGGTTTCTCAATCTGTTCCCGCGGGAAACACCCTTCGTCTTCAATCGTGGCGGATACCAGACACTCAACTTTATTCCCTCCATCGCGACGATGTTACTTGGCCTGGCGGCTGGTCAGACCATTCGCGAAGTCCCAGGTGCTTTCCCCGCAGCCATTCGGCTCGTCCTGGGTGGAGTCGTGATTGCCTTACTTGGCTGGCTGCTGGATATCACGGGTGTCTGCCCACTCGTTAAACGCATCTGGACACCTTCCTGGACACTCTGGAGCGGCGGGTTATGCCTGTCGATTCTCGGGCTCTTTCACTTTCTGACAGAAGCCCTTCAAAAGCAGATTCTCGCCTGGCCACTCACCATTGCCGGGATGAACTCCATCGTGCTCTACGTCTGCTACATGTTGCTCCGACCATGGACGGCAGCCTCGTGGGAACGCCATTTCGGACCAAACATTTTCCTGATGGCTGGCCCGGCTCTGGCTCCCATCCTACAGGCCTGTTTCGTGGGTTTTTCGTTCTGGCTGTTTGTCTGGTGGTTGCAGAGACAAAAAGTCTTTATCCGTCTCTGA
- the hflX gene encoding GTPase HflX: MNQPLRNDLQTINKTAVLVAVCLNDNKRSRENVLDELKGLVKTAGVKVVGELVQFRQMVHPGTCLGPGKIEELKLILEETRAELVIFDNNLTPGQGRRLEQETGRVIVDRSELILDIFATHARTAEARLQVELAQLQYNRTRLKRLWTHLERIDGGIGASRGPGEKQIETDRRLIDQRISELQSSLKEVEQRRERMVKQRRDHALVSLVGYTNAGKSTLMRALTGEEVYIADQLFATLDTKTRLWKIPGWGDALLSDTVGFVRDLPHSLVASFKSTLEEARHADLLLHVVDASNPEAEAQVATVEAVLEEIGVELKNFILVLNKADQVPDRMALDLLRARYEWSVSISARTGDGLDRLAQLVVDRLGDGLESVTVSTGIEDGKLLGWLSEHATIIDTHYSETTATFRCRISRSMLPRLRQRGTVLEDHHDQSSLEAVG, encoded by the coding sequence TTGAATCAACCGCTCCGCAATGATCTTCAAACTATCAATAAAACGGCTGTTCTCGTGGCAGTCTGTTTGAACGACAACAAACGCTCGCGGGAAAATGTGCTCGATGAACTGAAGGGATTGGTCAAAACTGCCGGCGTGAAAGTCGTAGGAGAACTGGTTCAATTTCGGCAGATGGTTCATCCGGGTACCTGCCTGGGCCCGGGAAAAATTGAGGAACTCAAACTCATTCTCGAAGAAACCCGGGCTGAACTGGTGATTTTTGATAATAATCTCACGCCAGGTCAGGGCCGCCGTCTGGAGCAGGAGACAGGTCGCGTCATTGTCGATCGCAGTGAGCTGATTCTCGACATTTTCGCCACGCATGCCCGGACTGCTGAAGCTCGTCTTCAAGTCGAACTCGCGCAGCTTCAATACAATCGCACTCGACTGAAACGTCTGTGGACTCACCTGGAGCGTATTGATGGTGGGATTGGTGCCAGTCGTGGCCCTGGTGAAAAACAGATTGAAACTGACCGCCGCTTGATTGACCAGCGCATCTCGGAACTTCAATCATCACTTAAAGAAGTGGAACAGCGACGGGAAAGAATGGTCAAGCAAAGGCGCGACCATGCCCTGGTTTCACTGGTCGGATACACCAACGCCGGCAAAAGCACGCTCATGCGGGCTCTGACAGGCGAAGAGGTCTACATTGCTGACCAGTTGTTTGCCACGCTTGATACGAAAACACGGCTCTGGAAGATTCCTGGCTGGGGCGATGCTCTTCTGAGCGATACCGTAGGTTTCGTGCGTGACCTGCCCCACTCATTGGTCGCCTCTTTCAAATCGACTCTGGAAGAAGCGCGTCATGCTGATCTTCTCCTGCATGTCGTCGACGCGAGTAACCCTGAAGCTGAGGCTCAGGTGGCGACTGTCGAAGCAGTGCTGGAGGAAATTGGTGTTGAACTCAAGAACTTCATCCTCGTGCTCAACAAAGCGGATCAGGTTCCTGATCGCATGGCTCTGGATCTGTTGCGCGCTCGCTACGAGTGGAGTGTTTCCATCAGTGCCCGGACTGGTGATGGACTGGATCGACTGGCTCAACTCGTGGTGGATCGACTAGGTGATGGACTCGAAAGCGTGACGGTTTCCACAGGTATTGAAGATGGTAAACTTCTAGGCTGGCTCTCTGAACATGCCACCATCATCGATACCCATTATTCTGAAACCACAGCCACTTTCCGGTGCCGGATTTCGCGCTCCATGCTGCCGCGGCTTCGCCAGCGCGGGACCGTCCTGGAAGACCACCACGATCAGTCTTCACTCGAAGCTGTTGGTTAA
- a CDS encoding YdjY domain-containing protein, translated as MSGKPLAITSGLFICLAFLAGFSLFNANSAVSQVPVGDQNAAKAAPAAQTNPATVESQKSVEDSNDKLTALNPSGTVQVDAANKRLLVKGRVVLREGQLEMLACPRQTKEHESIIAVDAPAQLIHAGLLALGAKTGTGVKFQPKFQPPTGEKLLISISWKDAQGKDQKVSAQSWVRNATRRYFVASLPKIDEELKFPEESGLIWDNRQKELLWYGHMTQEKKAELKRTVTDPRLQASIDKFFNDSQFAEMKADFVFVGSLFEADPDSGKQRYLADGGDLICVANFSTATIDVATASTNTGEDLLFEAYTERIPPVETPITLEIQLAEATAPKP; from the coding sequence ATGTCAGGAAAACCGCTGGCAATAACTTCCGGCTTGTTCATCTGCCTGGCTTTCCTGGCGGGTTTCAGTTTGTTCAATGCCAACTCAGCGGTTTCACAGGTGCCGGTTGGTGATCAGAATGCTGCAAAAGCAGCACCTGCGGCTCAAACAAATCCAGCCACCGTCGAAAGTCAGAAGTCGGTAGAAGATTCCAACGACAAGCTCACAGCTCTCAACCCCTCAGGGACCGTCCAGGTGGACGCGGCAAACAAGCGACTGCTGGTAAAAGGCCGCGTCGTCTTAAGAGAAGGTCAGTTGGAGATGCTCGCCTGTCCCAGGCAGACAAAAGAGCATGAATCGATCATTGCGGTCGATGCACCGGCTCAATTAATTCATGCCGGCTTGCTGGCACTGGGGGCCAAGACCGGAACGGGTGTCAAGTTTCAGCCCAAATTTCAGCCACCAACGGGCGAGAAACTCCTGATCAGCATCTCCTGGAAAGATGCCCAAGGAAAAGATCAAAAAGTTTCGGCACAAAGCTGGGTCAGAAATGCCACTCGTCGATACTTTGTTGCCTCATTGCCCAAGATCGATGAAGAACTGAAGTTTCCCGAAGAGAGTGGCCTGATCTGGGATAACCGGCAGAAAGAACTTCTCTGGTATGGTCACATGACCCAAGAGAAAAAGGCCGAGCTGAAAAGGACAGTGACTGATCCACGCCTGCAGGCCTCGATTGACAAGTTCTTTAATGACTCTCAATTTGCAGAGATGAAAGCCGATTTTGTCTTCGTTGGCAGTTTGTTTGAAGCCGACCCTGACAGTGGCAAACAACGCTACCTGGCCGATGGTGGTGACCTGATTTGTGTCGCCAATTTTTCCACAGCCACCATCGATGTGGCGACAGCCAGCACCAATACTGGTGAAGATCTGCTGTTTGAAGCTTACACCGAACGAATTCCGCCTGTGGAGACCCCCATTACGCTGGAGATCCAGTTGGCCGAAGCCACTGCACCGAAACCATAA
- a CDS encoding 3-keto-disaccharide hydrolase: MTPNTHHISRRPLLSRLTWALLVSSFAISQISLVHFLHAEEPAKKPAPILLFDGQTLDGWKKVGGDATYSIENGEIVGRVGPGPNTFLRTQATYGDFELKYDVKLDTPGNSGVQFRSHQKDGTGRTFGYQCEIDPSPRQWTGGIYDESRRGWIYSLDKDEQARKAFKIDDWNTFVITARGPHITTSVNGVRCADLIDTADLEGFIALQVHSGKAGQIRWRNIQLTPLGQSAWKPLWNQKDLAGFRAIGGGEWKVADGELVGTSSKEESRHGLLITEDAFRDFAVRVEFKAITGNSGLYFRCVEADPYGVAGFQAEIDPTKDVGGLYETNGRAWIFQPSAEQLKKAFKPGEWNEMTVVALGERIVIHLNGIKTVDFIDKGGRAAGKIALQLHGGDDMDVRFRKVEIMRLDDIACCTE, from the coding sequence GTGACACCTAATACGCACCACATTTCGCGAAGACCTCTCCTCTCTCGACTGACATGGGCACTTCTCGTTTCCAGTTTTGCCATTTCACAGATTTCATTGGTTCACTTTCTGCACGCTGAAGAGCCCGCGAAAAAGCCGGCTCCCATTCTGCTGTTTGATGGTCAAACTCTTGATGGTTGGAAAAAAGTTGGGGGAGACGCCACCTATTCAATCGAGAATGGTGAGATCGTGGGCCGCGTGGGCCCAGGGCCCAACACCTTTCTGCGAACGCAGGCCACCTATGGCGATTTCGAACTGAAATATGATGTCAAACTCGATACTCCGGGCAATAGCGGAGTTCAGTTTCGCAGCCACCAGAAAGATGGTACGGGCCGGACATTCGGCTACCAATGCGAAATTGATCCCTCACCTCGCCAGTGGACGGGTGGCATTTATGACGAATCCCGTCGCGGGTGGATCTATTCTCTCGACAAGGACGAGCAGGCCCGTAAGGCTTTCAAGATTGATGACTGGAACACGTTTGTCATTACAGCCAGAGGCCCGCACATAACCACTAGTGTGAATGGAGTACGCTGTGCTGATTTGATCGATACAGCCGATCTGGAAGGGTTTATCGCACTCCAGGTTCACTCAGGAAAAGCAGGGCAGATTCGCTGGCGGAACATTCAGTTAACACCACTGGGACAATCTGCCTGGAAGCCACTGTGGAATCAGAAGGATCTGGCTGGCTTTCGTGCGATTGGCGGTGGCGAATGGAAAGTTGCTGATGGTGAACTGGTAGGCACATCCAGCAAGGAGGAGTCTCGTCATGGTTTGTTGATCACAGAAGATGCCTTCCGGGATTTTGCAGTGCGTGTCGAGTTCAAAGCCATCACTGGAAACAGTGGACTTTACTTCCGCTGTGTCGAGGCAGATCCGTACGGTGTCGCAGGCTTTCAGGCCGAGATCGATCCCACGAAAGATGTGGGCGGATTGTACGAAACCAATGGGAGAGCCTGGATTTTCCAGCCGAGTGCCGAACAGTTAAAGAAAGCCTTCAAGCCTGGCGAGTGGAATGAAATGACTGTGGTTGCTCTGGGTGAGCGAATTGTCATTCACCTCAATGGGATCAAGACCGTCGATTTTATCGACAAAGGGGGTAGGGCCGCGGGGAAAATCGCTCTGCAACTCCACGGCGGCGATGATATGGATGTCCGCTTCCGCAAGGTAGAAATCATGCGGTTAGACGACATTGCCTGCTGCACGGAATAA
- a CDS encoding metallophosphoesterase family protein, translating to MKAILSDIHGNLEALEAVLADIASQGITEIYCLGDIVGYGPNPCECVDRVMAKCKLSLLGNHDQGALFDPMGFNASAERAIFWTRKQLESGRGPQADRRWEFLGELPRVHREQNLMFVHGSARNPLNEYVFPEDIYNQRKMEKIFGMIERHCFQGHTHIPGVFTENLNFLPPEEIDFNYVLRQEKVMVNVGSVGQPRNSDPRSSYVTIDGDTVRFRRVEYDFRITQKKIYDIPDLDNFLGDRLADGR from the coding sequence TTGAAAGCCATTCTCAGCGACATCCACGGAAATCTGGAAGCGCTGGAGGCAGTCCTTGCGGACATTGCCAGCCAGGGAATTACCGAGATTTACTGTCTGGGCGACATTGTGGGCTACGGGCCGAACCCGTGTGAATGTGTCGATCGAGTAATGGCCAAGTGCAAACTCTCGTTACTGGGAAATCACGATCAAGGGGCACTGTTCGACCCCATGGGTTTCAATGCCAGTGCCGAAAGAGCGATTTTCTGGACGAGAAAGCAACTGGAAAGTGGGCGTGGCCCTCAGGCAGATCGCCGGTGGGAATTTCTGGGAGAACTTCCGAGAGTTCACCGTGAACAGAATCTCATGTTCGTGCACGGGAGTGCCAGGAATCCACTGAATGAGTATGTCTTCCCGGAAGACATCTACAATCAGCGCAAGATGGAGAAGATTTTCGGGATGATTGAGCGTCACTGCTTCCAGGGGCACACGCACATTCCAGGGGTTTTTACCGAAAATCTTAACTTTCTGCCGCCAGAAGAAATCGACTTCAATTACGTTCTGCGACAAGAGAAAGTCATGGTGAATGTGGGATCGGTGGGGCAGCCGAGAAACAGCGACCCCCGCTCTTCCTATGTGACCATCGATGGTGATACGGTGCGTTTTCGCCGTGTGGAATACGACTTCCGGATTACACAGAAGAAGATCTACGACATTCCCGATCTGGATAACTTTCTCGGTGATCGCCTCGCTGATGGTCGTTAA
- the yidC gene encoding membrane protein insertase YidC has translation MEQRRFLTFIALSALVIFGWSGFVMPMLFPPPPKAEKLAEKAPEDQAADIAKPEELQPADALVPANVIAKAGADANQPEAPAQEKVVEPPKLQSFPNRQILLGSTNPDEPFFLAVKLNSRGGSIETIELNDPRYRSLDDSSKPVKVVGDDPLLKLKTTDVTIEAIDRQLAALGLSLAKIDWEVVPGSESPEGVTFRFTSPDGSIQLEKAYRLPKVPGLAGKEPTKTERDNLGQGYLLDYSLTVRNLTENPREVRYTMQGPVGVPLENPENVTKYRDVRVGFVLPDGESVESSHQSATEVLDAESSGKPSVWTRPIEYVGVDATYFASLVHPVENQIKERTIESVQSQVTYPAQEKHFSDVSIELTSVPIQLAPQGTGPNAEATHHFQLYAGPKRAHLMAAVGAADVTEYHIGWNPFFFLEPLVRLLVIPMLALLNGLHALGINYGIAIILLTIIVRTCLMPLTRKQAQSAQRMKEMQPKLKELQKKFAGDADGLRRAQLELYSKHGFNPLAGCWPVLLQMPIFFALYRALSVSVDLRRASFLWIDNLAAPDALFELPFRVPFLGWTEFNLLPILTIILFVAQQKILMPPPADEEQAMQYRMMNIMMVMMGVMFYRVPAGLCIYFITSSLWGMAERWFFDRMNEWYPAKPVEVKEKKPSAVAKFWQQALEAADRQAEQARQMPSAGANSSSKNGQNGKGR, from the coding sequence ATGGAACAACGTCGCTTCCTGACCTTTATCGCTCTTTCAGCTCTGGTCATCTTTGGCTGGTCGGGCTTTGTCATGCCCATGCTGTTTCCGCCTCCTCCCAAGGCTGAAAAGCTGGCTGAGAAAGCACCAGAAGATCAGGCTGCTGATATTGCCAAGCCTGAGGAACTTCAACCCGCCGATGCGCTGGTTCCTGCGAATGTCATCGCGAAAGCTGGTGCAGATGCCAACCAGCCAGAAGCGCCTGCGCAAGAAAAAGTTGTCGAACCTCCCAAACTGCAGTCGTTCCCCAACCGACAGATCCTGCTGGGGTCGACGAATCCGGACGAGCCATTCTTTCTGGCCGTGAAGCTGAACAGTCGAGGTGGTTCCATTGAAACCATCGAGCTGAATGATCCGCGTTATCGATCTCTCGATGACAGCAGCAAGCCCGTCAAGGTGGTCGGAGATGATCCACTGCTCAAATTGAAAACCACAGATGTGACAATTGAGGCGATTGACCGCCAGTTGGCTGCATTGGGCTTGAGTCTGGCGAAAATTGATTGGGAAGTTGTCCCTGGTAGCGAAAGCCCTGAAGGTGTGACTTTTCGATTCACATCGCCCGATGGTTCGATTCAGCTTGAGAAGGCTTATCGATTGCCCAAAGTCCCGGGGTTGGCTGGCAAGGAGCCTACAAAAACCGAACGCGATAATCTGGGGCAGGGTTATCTGCTCGATTACAGCCTGACCGTCAGAAATCTCACGGAGAATCCTCGCGAAGTCAGATACACCATGCAGGGGCCTGTCGGTGTCCCTCTGGAAAATCCGGAAAACGTCACTAAGTATCGTGATGTTCGCGTTGGGTTTGTTCTTCCGGATGGAGAATCTGTCGAGTCATCGCATCAATCGGCTACAGAAGTGCTGGACGCGGAATCCTCAGGTAAGCCTTCTGTCTGGACTCGTCCGATTGAGTATGTCGGGGTGGATGCCACTTATTTCGCTTCTCTGGTGCATCCTGTTGAGAACCAGATCAAGGAACGTACGATTGAAAGTGTTCAATCTCAGGTCACTTATCCTGCCCAGGAGAAGCACTTCAGTGATGTGTCAATCGAATTGACTTCAGTGCCGATTCAACTGGCTCCTCAAGGCACTGGCCCGAACGCGGAAGCGACGCATCATTTCCAGCTTTATGCCGGCCCGAAGCGTGCCCATCTGATGGCTGCCGTGGGAGCTGCTGATGTCACGGAGTATCACATCGGCTGGAATCCCTTCTTTTTCCTCGAGCCATTGGTTCGCCTGCTGGTGATCCCGATGCTGGCACTGCTCAATGGCCTGCACGCCCTTGGCATTAATTACGGGATTGCCATCATCCTGTTGACGATCATTGTGCGAACCTGCCTCATGCCTCTGACTCGCAAGCAGGCACAAAGCGCACAGCGGATGAAGGAGATGCAGCCCAAGCTCAAGGAACTGCAAAAGAAGTTCGCCGGTGATGCCGACGGGCTTCGCCGTGCACAGCTGGAACTTTACAGCAAGCATGGCTTCAACCCCCTGGCTGGTTGCTGGCCAGTGTTACTGCAAATGCCTATTTTCTTTGCCCTTTATCGGGCATTGAGTGTCTCCGTCGATTTGCGGCGTGCCTCATTCCTGTGGATCGACAACCTCGCGGCACCCGATGCTCTCTTCGAGCTTCCTTTTCGTGTCCCGTTTCTCGGATGGACAGAATTCAATCTACTGCCCATTTTGACGATCATCCTGTTTGTCGCTCAACAGAAGATCTTGATGCCGCCACCTGCTGATGAAGAGCAGGCGATGCAGTACCGCATGATGAATATCATGATGGTCATGATGGGAGTGATGTTCTATCGTGTGCCGGCGGGGCTGTGCATTTACTTTATCACTTCCAGTCTGTGGGGCATGGCCGAACGCTGGTTCTTCGATCGCATGAACGAATGGTATCCAGCCAAACCGGTCGAAGTGAAAGAAAAGAAGCCATCGGCTGTCGCCAAATTCTGGCAGCAGGCTTTGGAAGCAGCCGATCGTCAGGCCGAACAGGCCCGTCAAATGCCATCGGCAGGAGCGAATTCTTCATCGAAGAATGGTCAAAACGGTAAAGGCCGATAG
- a CDS encoding HAD family hydrolase, producing MDASLHSKENLNEGKERPAVIPDGLSFDAIIFDCDGTLGDSMPMHYVAWVETLTPYGAFMSEDEFYAMGGWPTKIVAQTMLDRFDIKTDLAAMVKHKEKLFVQKLSEVPPVPQVVEVVHYYHGKIPLAVATGGLPEVCLGVLKSIGLSPKLFNTIVTCEDVQSHKPEPEIFLEAARRLHVPPDRCIVFEDVDPGIEAARRAGMVSIDVRTFYTPRRIT from the coding sequence ATGGATGCTTCACTTCACTCCAAAGAAAATTTGAATGAGGGGAAAGAACGTCCAGCGGTGATTCCTGACGGCCTGTCGTTCGATGCCATTATCTTTGATTGCGATGGTACGCTGGGCGATTCCATGCCCATGCACTATGTGGCCTGGGTCGAAACATTGACGCCTTATGGCGCTTTCATGAGCGAAGATGAGTTCTACGCCATGGGGGGCTGGCCTACAAAAATTGTGGCTCAAACCATGCTGGATCGGTTTGATATCAAGACTGATCTGGCTGCGATGGTTAAGCACAAAGAGAAACTTTTTGTGCAGAAACTCAGTGAAGTTCCTCCTGTCCCCCAGGTGGTTGAGGTGGTGCATTATTACCACGGCAAAATTCCTCTGGCAGTCGCGACCGGTGGGCTGCCAGAAGTCTGTTTGGGAGTGCTGAAGAGTATCGGGCTGTCACCAAAACTCTTCAATACCATCGTCACCTGCGAAGACGTTCAGAGCCATAAGCCGGAGCCAGAGATCTTTCTGGAAGCTGCTCGCCGTCTGCATGTTCCTCCTGATCGATGCATTGTCTTTGAGGATGTCGATCCGGGGATTGAAGCCGCCCGCCGGGCAGGGATGGTTTCAATTGATGTGCGAACTTTTTACACGCCAAGACGCATCACGTGA
- a CDS encoding tRNA modification GTPase, with the protein MLDLNLSDTIAAIATAPGAAGAGTIRLAGPQTVTVVSGLFEASTGTWKAARKAICVHGSIWIPGDRFHIPARLTLWPDHRSYCGQPQAEITLAGCQPLLEATLAECFRHGARGAQPGEFTLRAFLNGKVDLIQAEAVLGVIEARHEEDLRVALNQLSGGVSQPLIDLRNDLLNLLADIEAGLDFVDEDIEFVPRSQVIQRLQTAFAQLKSIEGRSPSRLTSNSRKRVVLAGRPNAGKSTLLNRLSNADAALVSPIAGTTRDYLLWSIAWEGLSFDLIDTAGWEESLNPIAEASQRQREEQMASSDFLLWCSPANLSLAEAAEDQEFFDLAASKTSKAIRITTKFDLYEPEKHYLPKDSLVSLSAVNGTGLDQLAGLLRKLLTSDHSLSQFWLGTTAARCHEVLGSAFRALDSALQAARSGTADELLAADLRQVINALGLMTGATQTEDLLDRIFSRFCIGK; encoded by the coding sequence ATGCTCGACTTGAACCTGAGCGACACAATTGCGGCGATTGCGACCGCTCCGGGGGCTGCCGGCGCCGGGACGATTCGCCTCGCCGGCCCACAAACTGTCACCGTTGTCAGTGGATTGTTTGAAGCCTCCACTGGGACATGGAAAGCTGCCAGGAAGGCCATCTGTGTTCATGGATCGATCTGGATTCCCGGAGATCGTTTTCATATTCCAGCTCGCTTAACGCTCTGGCCAGATCACCGCAGTTATTGCGGTCAGCCTCAAGCCGAAATCACACTTGCGGGTTGTCAGCCCTTACTTGAAGCGACGTTAGCTGAATGTTTTCGGCACGGTGCCCGTGGTGCTCAGCCAGGCGAGTTTACTTTACGGGCTTTTCTGAATGGCAAAGTCGATCTGATTCAAGCCGAAGCCGTTCTTGGAGTGATTGAAGCTCGTCATGAGGAAGATTTGCGTGTGGCGCTCAATCAGCTCAGTGGCGGGGTTTCACAACCGTTGATTGATCTGCGCAACGACCTGCTGAATCTGCTCGCTGATATCGAAGCGGGCCTCGATTTTGTCGATGAAGATATCGAATTTGTCCCTCGTTCCCAGGTCATCCAGCGATTGCAGACAGCATTCGCTCAATTGAAATCAATTGAAGGACGCTCACCATCGCGATTGACGTCGAATTCCCGCAAGCGCGTGGTTCTGGCTGGTCGTCCGAATGCCGGGAAAAGTACGCTGCTAAATCGACTCTCTAACGCCGATGCCGCCCTTGTTTCACCCATTGCAGGGACAACCAGAGATTACCTCCTCTGGTCAATCGCTTGGGAAGGTTTGTCGTTTGATTTGATTGACACAGCAGGTTGGGAAGAGAGCCTCAATCCGATTGCTGAGGCCTCGCAAAGGCAACGCGAAGAGCAGATGGCCTCCAGTGATTTTCTCCTCTGGTGTTCGCCTGCCAATTTATCACTAGCCGAAGCGGCCGAGGATCAAGAGTTTTTCGATCTGGCCGCCTCAAAAACATCCAAGGCCATCCGCATTACCACCAAGTTTGATCTTTATGAACCCGAGAAACATTATCTACCTAAAGATTCTCTGGTTTCGTTATCTGCCGTGAATGGGACTGGACTGGATCAATTGGCAGGTCTGCTCCGCAAACTGTTGACGAGCGATCATTCCTTGTCGCAATTCTGGCTGGGAACCACAGCGGCACGCTGCCATGAAGTCCTTGGTTCAGCATTCAGGGCACTCGATTCTGCACTCCAGGCCGCGCGAAGTGGAACTGCCGACGAACTGCTCGCAGCAGATCTCCGGCAGGTCATCAATGCTCTGGGCCTGATGACCGGTGCCACACAAACGGAAGATCTTCTCGACCGCATTTTCAGTCGATTTTGCATTGGCAAATAA